AGGTCGCCGCGCTCCATGCCCTTGCTGCGGGGGCGGGCGCCGACGAGGAGGGCGATGTTGGTGCCTTCGAAGGCCTGCTTGGGGTCGTCGAAGATGTCGATGCCGGCGAGGAGCGGGAAGGCGCCGTCGTCGAGCTCCATGGCGGTGCCCTCGGCCGCCTTGACCGCCTGCGGGATCTCGAGGAGCCGCAGCTTCACCGGGACGTCCTGGCCGAGGAGCTGACCGGACGCGATGCGGAAGAGCAGCGCGTAGCCGATCTGGCCGGCGGCGCCGGTGACGGTCACGTTGACAGGGGCTTGGGTCATTGCGGTTCTCCAGCTTGAGACGACTTTGGCTAGTGGTTGGAGCCTATCTCTCCTCGTGGTCGCGGGCCGGGTGCGTCCAGTCACTCTCGCACCGGTCGCTTTCGGGGGTCCGGGTGGCGAAGCCCCCGGCCCGGGGCGAAGCCCCGGTTGGCGCAGCTCGATCAGGGGTCCGGTTGGCGCAGCTCGATCAGGTATCGGTGACGTTGGCGGCGAGGCGGTGCAGGAGGTCGGCGAGCTGGGCGATCTCGGTGTCGGACAGGCCTTTTCGCATGCGTTGGTCGTGGGCGATGGCGGCGGAGGCGAGGCGGAGGAAGAGCTGTTCGCCTTCGGGGGTGAGGGTGACGAGGTGGACTCGGCGGTTCTCCGGGTCGCGGCGGCGGGTGACGAGGCCGGCGGTTTCCATGCCGTTGAGGTGGTGGGTGAGGGTGGCGCCCTGGATGCCGACGGCGTCGGCGAGTTCGCGCTGGTTGGCGACGGGGCGGGTCTTGAGGGAGATGAGGATCTGCCAGACGGGCTGGGAGCCGCCGGCGGCGGCGAGGGCCTGGTCGAAGGCGCGGCCTGCCGTCTTGGCGGTGCGGGCGAGGACGACGCCGATGGGGGTGGTGGTGGGTGCTGGCACGGGGGTGACCCTACCGCAGAAGCAGAGAGGTCTAAGCGTTTGACATCTAATGGTTAGACATCTAACGTTTGTCGCATCGAACCGGAAGG
The window above is part of the Amycolatopsis camponoti genome. Proteins encoded here:
- a CDS encoding MarR family winged helix-turn-helix transcriptional regulator; the encoded protein is MPAPTTTPIGVVLARTAKTAGRAFDQALAAAGGSQPVWQILISLKTRPVANQRELADAVGIQGATLTHHLNGMETAGLVTRRRDPENRRVHLVTLTPEGEQLFLRLASAAIAHDQRMRKGLSDTEIAQLADLLHRLAANVTDT